The following are encoded together in the Dyella terrae genome:
- a CDS encoding DoxX family protein, with protein sequence MRYTLLAGSRDGMLLLARLLLMILFVIFGWSKLIGFSDTVAYMGSVGVPMPAVTAAIAVIMEFFVGIAIAVGFYTRPLAIVLGLYTIAAAVIGHQFWNLVDPERIGAMINFYKNMSIAGGLLLLCIAGPGKYSLDRR encoded by the coding sequence ATGCGATATACGTTACTGGCAGGCAGCAGAGACGGCATGCTGCTACTCGCCCGCCTTCTGCTGATGATCCTTTTCGTCATCTTCGGCTGGAGCAAGCTCATCGGCTTTTCGGATACGGTCGCCTATATGGGCTCCGTCGGCGTCCCGATGCCGGCGGTGACAGCGGCCATCGCGGTAATCATGGAGTTCTTCGTCGGCATTGCCATCGCCGTGGGTTTCTACACGCGTCCGCTGGCGATCGTGCTGGGGCTCTACACCATTGCGGCGGCGGTGATCGGTCACCAGTTCTGGAACCTGGTCGATCCCGAGCGCATCGGCGCCATGATCAATTTCTACAAGAACATGAGTATCGCTGGCGGGCTGCTATTGCTATGCATTGCCGGCCCGGGCAAATACTCGCTCGACCGACGTTGA